The proteins below are encoded in one region of Tamandua tetradactyla isolate mTamTet1 chromosome 9, mTamTet1.pri, whole genome shotgun sequence:
- the TMEM132A gene encoding transmembrane protein 132A isoform X2, with the protein MCARPARRAAAAPGGPCGPWPFLLVALALDAVRVGCQQDPRDPVYLPAALELLDAPEHFRVQQMGRYPPANSSLSSRSETFLLLQPWPRAQPLLRASYPPFTTQQVVPPPVTEPPRRPVPWDVRAVSVEATVTPAEPHARVLFHLKGQDWPPGPGSLPCARLHATHPAGTAHQACRFQPSLGACVVELELPSRWFSRDAATRAELAYTLEPAAQGPGGCGPGGVDDAGTQALPVGSVELRPADPPQFQEVPLDEAVTLRVPSVPVQPGQHFSATLLLRHNFTASLLTLRIKVKKGLHVTAARLAQPALWTAKLDRFKGSKHHTTLITCHRTGESEGLDSSPPELAEFLWVDFAVENGTGGAVAVTRPVTWQLEYPGQAPEAEKDKMVWEVLVSERDIRALVPLTKAEELVNTALLTGVPRHVPVRLVTVGSGGALVEVTEHIGCESTDPRVLQVSEACDTVLVAGKESRGAREVRVDFWWRRLRTSLWLTVWAPLLPLHIELTDATLEQIRGWRVPGLAEGAAEPELGTEEAEPRARGCRLQYQRASVRFLAAFAAHPLDGDRGLTHLLGPDWLLDVSHLVAPHARVRDPRVASLEDGRVLVGREPGVTSVEVRSPLSDSILGEQALAVTDDKVSVTELRVQPVMGISLALSRGTAHPGEVTATCWAQSALPAPKQEVALSLWLSFSDHTLAPAELYPRHDLGLSISAEEPGAVLPAEERGAQLGVVVSGAGAEGLPLYVALHPPEPCRRGRHRVPLASGTAWLGLPPAPTPAPALPASSPARSAPATEASLGGGARRVVGSGGVRGKFDQAEARQEEEEKEEGEEEEEEEEMVPAPQRVTDLELGMYALLGIFCLAILIFLVNGVVFVLRYQRKEPPDGAADPASPQPHNWVWLGTDQEELSRQLDRGSPGPAKGEGGCPCESGAGGEVPGPVPGPAGGTASSSSTLARKEAGGRRKRVEFVTFAPAPPAQPPEEDPVGAPAVQSILVAGEEDIRWVCEDMGLKDPEELRSYMERIRGSS; encoded by the exons ATGTGCGCCCGGCCGGCGAGGCGCGCGGCCGCGGCCCCCGGGGGTCCCTGCGGCCCTTGGCCCTTCCTCCTGGTGGCCCTCGCCCTGGATGCCGTGAGAG TGGGCTGTCAGCAGGACCCCCGGGACCCAGTGTACCTGCCGGCAGCCCTGGAGCTCCTGGATGCCCCCGAACACTTCCGCGTGCAGCAGATGGGCCGCTACCCACCCGCCAACTCCTCTCTGAGCTCCCGATCCGAGACCTTCCTCCTCCTGCAGCCCTGGCCCAGGGCCCAGCCCCTGCTGCGGGCCTCCTACCCACCCTTCACCACGCAGCAG GTGGTCCCTCCCCCGGTTACTGAACCCCCCCGACGGCCGGTCCCGTGGGATGTGCGGGCCGTGTCGGTGGAAGCGACCGTGACTCCGGCGGAACCCCACGCCCGCGTCCTCTTCCACCTCAAAGGGCAGGATTGGCCGCCGGGACCTGGCAGCCTGCCCTGTGCCCGGCTCCATGCCACTCACCCCGCAGGCACCGCTCACCAAGCCTGCCGCTTCCAG CCATCCCTGGGAGCCTGCGTGGTGGAGCTGGAGCTCCCCTCGCGCTGGTTCTCCCGGGACGCCGCCACACGGGCTGAGCTGGCCTACACACTGGAACCCGCAGCCCAGGGCCCTGGGGGCTGTGGCCCTGGCGGGGTAGATGACGCCGGGACACAGGCCCTCCCAGTGGGCAGCGTGGAGCTGCGGCCGGCGGACCCTCCCCAGTTCCAGGAGGTGCCTCTGGATGAGGCTGTGACGCTGCGGGTGCCCAGCGTGCCTGTGCAGCCTGGCCAGCATTTCAGTGCCACCCTCCTGCTTCGGCACAACTTCACAGCCAGCCTCCTAACCTTGCG GATCAAGGTGAAAAAGGGGCTGCATGTGACGGCCGCCCGGCTGGCCCAGCCTGCCCTCTGGACTGCCAAGCTGGACCGTTTCAAGGGCTCCAAGCACCACACCACCCTCATCACCTGCCACCGCACTGGGGAGTCCGAGGGCCTGGACAGCAG CCCCCCTGAACTGGCTGAATTCCTGTGGGTGGACTTTGCTGTGGAGAATGGTACCGGCGGAGCCGTGGCGGTCACTCGACCCGTCACGTGGCAGCTGGAATACCCAGGCCAGGCCCCCGAGGCGGAGAAGGACAAAATGGTGTGGGAGGTCCTGGTATCAGAGCGGGACATAAGAGCCCTCGTCCCATTGACCAAG GCCGAGGAGCTGGTGAACACGGCGCTGCTCACCGGAGTGCCCCGGCATGTCCCCGTGCGCCTCGTCACTGTGGGCAGCGGGGGGGCCCTGGTGGAGGTGACAGAGCACATCGGCTGCGAGTCGACCGACCCACGGGTGCTGCAG GTGTCGGAGGCCTGTGACACCGTGCTGGTGGCCGGCAAGGAGAGCCGGGGTGCCCGGGAGGTGCGAGTGGACTTCTGGTGGCGCCGGCTGCGGACGTCGCTGTGGCTGACCGTGTGGGCACCGCTGCTGCCCTTGCACATTGAGCTGACCGATGCCACCCTCGAACAGATCCGGGGCTGGAGGGTCCCTGGCCTGGCTGAAGG GGCCGCGGAGCCGGAGCTGGGGACTGAGGAAGCCGAGCCGCGTGCCCGGGGCTGCCGCCTGCAGTACCAGCGCGCCAGCGTGCGCTTCCTCGCCGCCTTCGCGGCCCACCCGCTGGACGGTGACCGTGGCCTCACCCACCTGCTCGGCCCCGACTGGCTGCTGGACGTGTCCCACCTGGTGGCGCCGCACGCCCGCGTGCGCGACCCGCGCGTGGCCTCGCTGGAGGACGGCCGCGTCCTGGTGGGCCGGGAGCCCGGGGTCACCTCGGTGGAG GTGCGCTCCCCACTGTCTGACTCCATCCTGGGGGAGCAGGCGCTGGCTGTGACAGATGACAAGGTCTCGGTGACGGAGCTGCGGGTACAGCCAGTGATGGGCATCTCGCTGGCTCTGAGCCGGGGCACTGCCCACCCCGGGGAGGTCACAGCCACGTGCTGGGCCCAGTCAGCCCTCCCCGCCCCAAAGCAG GAGGTGGCCCTCTCCCTCTGGCTGTCCTTCTCTGACCACACCCTGGCCCCCGCCGAGCTCTACCCGCGCCATGACCTGGGACTCTCCATCTCGGCCGAGGAGCCTGGCGCCGTCCTGCCAGCCGAGGAGCGGGGCGCCCAGCTCGGGGTGGTGGTGAGTGGGGCGGGCGCCGAGGGGCTGCCCCTGTACGTGGCCCTGCACCCACCCGAGCCCTGCCGCCGCGGCCGCCACCGCGTGCCCCTGGCCTCTGGCACTGCCTGGCTGgggctgccccctgcccccaccccggcccctgCCCTCCCCGCCTCCAGCCCTGCACGGAGCGCCCCGGCCACCGAGGCCAGCCTGGGTGGTGGTGCCCGGCGGGTGGTGGGCAGTGGCGGGGTGAGGGGCAAGTTTGATCAGGCAGAGGccaggcaggaggaggaggagaaggaggagggagaggaggaggaggaagaggaggagatggTCCCTGCCCCTCAGCGGGTCACCGACCTAGAGCTGGGCATGTACGCCCTGCTGGGCATCTTCTGTCTGGCCATTCTCATCTTCCTGGTTAATGGCGTGGTGTTCGTGCTGCGGTACCAGCGCAAGGAGCCCCCCGACGGCGCGGCCGACCCcgcctccccccagccccacaaCTGGGTCTGGCTGGGCACCGACCAGGAGGAACTGAGCCGCCAGCTGGACCGGGGGTCCCCGGGCCCAGCCAAGGGAGAGGGGGGCTGCCCCTGCGAGAGCGGGGCTGGAGGGGAGGTCCCCGGCCCGGTCCCCGGCCCGGCGGGGGGCACCGCCAGCTCCTCCAGCACCCTGGCGCGAAAGGAAGCCGGGGGACGGCGGAAGCGCGTGGAGTTTGTGACCTTCGCGCCAGCGCCCCCGGCCCAGCCCCCCGAGGAGGATCCTGTCGGGGCCCCTGCCGTGCAGTCCATCCTGGTGGCGGGCGAGGAGGACATCCGCTGGGTGTGTGAGGACATGGGGCTGAAGGACCCCGAGGAGCTGCGCAGCTACATGGAGAGGATTCGGGGCAGCTCCTGA
- the TMEM132A gene encoding transmembrane protein 132A isoform X1, which produces MCARPARRAAAAPGGPCGPWPFLLVALALDAVRVGCQQDPRDPVYLPAALELLDAPEHFRVQQMGRYPPANSSLSSRSETFLLLQPWPRAQPLLRASYPPFTTQQVVPPPVTEPPRRPVPWDVRAVSVEATVTPAEPHARVLFHLKGQDWPPGPGSLPCARLHATHPAGTAHQACRFQPSLGACVVELELPSRWFSRDAATRAELAYTLEPAAQGPGGCGPGGVDDAGTQALPVGSVELRPADPPQFQEVPLDEAVTLRVPSVPVQPGQHFSATLLLRHNFTASLLTLRIKVKKGLHVTAARLAQPALWTAKLDRFKGSKHHTTLITCHRTGESEGLDSSSPPELAEFLWVDFAVENGTGGAVAVTRPVTWQLEYPGQAPEAEKDKMVWEVLVSERDIRALVPLTKAEELVNTALLTGVPRHVPVRLVTVGSGGALVEVTEHIGCESTDPRVLQVSEACDTVLVAGKESRGAREVRVDFWWRRLRTSLWLTVWAPLLPLHIELTDATLEQIRGWRVPGLAEGAAEPELGTEEAEPRARGCRLQYQRASVRFLAAFAAHPLDGDRGLTHLLGPDWLLDVSHLVAPHARVRDPRVASLEDGRVLVGREPGVTSVEVRSPLSDSILGEQALAVTDDKVSVTELRVQPVMGISLALSRGTAHPGEVTATCWAQSALPAPKQEVALSLWLSFSDHTLAPAELYPRHDLGLSISAEEPGAVLPAEERGAQLGVVVSGAGAEGLPLYVALHPPEPCRRGRHRVPLASGTAWLGLPPAPTPAPALPASSPARSAPATEASLGGGARRVVGSGGVRGKFDQAEARQEEEEKEEGEEEEEEEEMVPAPQRVTDLELGMYALLGIFCLAILIFLVNGVVFVLRYQRKEPPDGAADPASPQPHNWVWLGTDQEELSRQLDRGSPGPAKGEGGCPCESGAGGEVPGPVPGPAGGTASSSSTLARKEAGGRRKRVEFVTFAPAPPAQPPEEDPVGAPAVQSILVAGEEDIRWVCEDMGLKDPEELRSYMERIRGSS; this is translated from the exons ATGTGCGCCCGGCCGGCGAGGCGCGCGGCCGCGGCCCCCGGGGGTCCCTGCGGCCCTTGGCCCTTCCTCCTGGTGGCCCTCGCCCTGGATGCCGTGAGAG TGGGCTGTCAGCAGGACCCCCGGGACCCAGTGTACCTGCCGGCAGCCCTGGAGCTCCTGGATGCCCCCGAACACTTCCGCGTGCAGCAGATGGGCCGCTACCCACCCGCCAACTCCTCTCTGAGCTCCCGATCCGAGACCTTCCTCCTCCTGCAGCCCTGGCCCAGGGCCCAGCCCCTGCTGCGGGCCTCCTACCCACCCTTCACCACGCAGCAG GTGGTCCCTCCCCCGGTTACTGAACCCCCCCGACGGCCGGTCCCGTGGGATGTGCGGGCCGTGTCGGTGGAAGCGACCGTGACTCCGGCGGAACCCCACGCCCGCGTCCTCTTCCACCTCAAAGGGCAGGATTGGCCGCCGGGACCTGGCAGCCTGCCCTGTGCCCGGCTCCATGCCACTCACCCCGCAGGCACCGCTCACCAAGCCTGCCGCTTCCAG CCATCCCTGGGAGCCTGCGTGGTGGAGCTGGAGCTCCCCTCGCGCTGGTTCTCCCGGGACGCCGCCACACGGGCTGAGCTGGCCTACACACTGGAACCCGCAGCCCAGGGCCCTGGGGGCTGTGGCCCTGGCGGGGTAGATGACGCCGGGACACAGGCCCTCCCAGTGGGCAGCGTGGAGCTGCGGCCGGCGGACCCTCCCCAGTTCCAGGAGGTGCCTCTGGATGAGGCTGTGACGCTGCGGGTGCCCAGCGTGCCTGTGCAGCCTGGCCAGCATTTCAGTGCCACCCTCCTGCTTCGGCACAACTTCACAGCCAGCCTCCTAACCTTGCG GATCAAGGTGAAAAAGGGGCTGCATGTGACGGCCGCCCGGCTGGCCCAGCCTGCCCTCTGGACTGCCAAGCTGGACCGTTTCAAGGGCTCCAAGCACCACACCACCCTCATCACCTGCCACCGCACTGGGGAGTCCGAGGGCCTGGACAGCAG CAGCCCCCCTGAACTGGCTGAATTCCTGTGGGTGGACTTTGCTGTGGAGAATGGTACCGGCGGAGCCGTGGCGGTCACTCGACCCGTCACGTGGCAGCTGGAATACCCAGGCCAGGCCCCCGAGGCGGAGAAGGACAAAATGGTGTGGGAGGTCCTGGTATCAGAGCGGGACATAAGAGCCCTCGTCCCATTGACCAAG GCCGAGGAGCTGGTGAACACGGCGCTGCTCACCGGAGTGCCCCGGCATGTCCCCGTGCGCCTCGTCACTGTGGGCAGCGGGGGGGCCCTGGTGGAGGTGACAGAGCACATCGGCTGCGAGTCGACCGACCCACGGGTGCTGCAG GTGTCGGAGGCCTGTGACACCGTGCTGGTGGCCGGCAAGGAGAGCCGGGGTGCCCGGGAGGTGCGAGTGGACTTCTGGTGGCGCCGGCTGCGGACGTCGCTGTGGCTGACCGTGTGGGCACCGCTGCTGCCCTTGCACATTGAGCTGACCGATGCCACCCTCGAACAGATCCGGGGCTGGAGGGTCCCTGGCCTGGCTGAAGG GGCCGCGGAGCCGGAGCTGGGGACTGAGGAAGCCGAGCCGCGTGCCCGGGGCTGCCGCCTGCAGTACCAGCGCGCCAGCGTGCGCTTCCTCGCCGCCTTCGCGGCCCACCCGCTGGACGGTGACCGTGGCCTCACCCACCTGCTCGGCCCCGACTGGCTGCTGGACGTGTCCCACCTGGTGGCGCCGCACGCCCGCGTGCGCGACCCGCGCGTGGCCTCGCTGGAGGACGGCCGCGTCCTGGTGGGCCGGGAGCCCGGGGTCACCTCGGTGGAG GTGCGCTCCCCACTGTCTGACTCCATCCTGGGGGAGCAGGCGCTGGCTGTGACAGATGACAAGGTCTCGGTGACGGAGCTGCGGGTACAGCCAGTGATGGGCATCTCGCTGGCTCTGAGCCGGGGCACTGCCCACCCCGGGGAGGTCACAGCCACGTGCTGGGCCCAGTCAGCCCTCCCCGCCCCAAAGCAG GAGGTGGCCCTCTCCCTCTGGCTGTCCTTCTCTGACCACACCCTGGCCCCCGCCGAGCTCTACCCGCGCCATGACCTGGGACTCTCCATCTCGGCCGAGGAGCCTGGCGCCGTCCTGCCAGCCGAGGAGCGGGGCGCCCAGCTCGGGGTGGTGGTGAGTGGGGCGGGCGCCGAGGGGCTGCCCCTGTACGTGGCCCTGCACCCACCCGAGCCCTGCCGCCGCGGCCGCCACCGCGTGCCCCTGGCCTCTGGCACTGCCTGGCTGgggctgccccctgcccccaccccggcccctgCCCTCCCCGCCTCCAGCCCTGCACGGAGCGCCCCGGCCACCGAGGCCAGCCTGGGTGGTGGTGCCCGGCGGGTGGTGGGCAGTGGCGGGGTGAGGGGCAAGTTTGATCAGGCAGAGGccaggcaggaggaggaggagaaggaggagggagaggaggaggaggaagaggaggagatggTCCCTGCCCCTCAGCGGGTCACCGACCTAGAGCTGGGCATGTACGCCCTGCTGGGCATCTTCTGTCTGGCCATTCTCATCTTCCTGGTTAATGGCGTGGTGTTCGTGCTGCGGTACCAGCGCAAGGAGCCCCCCGACGGCGCGGCCGACCCcgcctccccccagccccacaaCTGGGTCTGGCTGGGCACCGACCAGGAGGAACTGAGCCGCCAGCTGGACCGGGGGTCCCCGGGCCCAGCCAAGGGAGAGGGGGGCTGCCCCTGCGAGAGCGGGGCTGGAGGGGAGGTCCCCGGCCCGGTCCCCGGCCCGGCGGGGGGCACCGCCAGCTCCTCCAGCACCCTGGCGCGAAAGGAAGCCGGGGGACGGCGGAAGCGCGTGGAGTTTGTGACCTTCGCGCCAGCGCCCCCGGCCCAGCCCCCCGAGGAGGATCCTGTCGGGGCCCCTGCCGTGCAGTCCATCCTGGTGGCGGGCGAGGAGGACATCCGCTGGGTGTGTGAGGACATGGGGCTGAAGGACCCCGAGGAGCTGCGCAGCTACATGGAGAGGATTCGGGGCAGCTCCTGA
- the TMEM109 gene encoding voltage-gated monoatomic cation channel TMEM109 isoform X1, whose product MQPGASLLDPAMEGKPLSKAILMVLVALVLHLASSQSHPDFAPPGQQKKEAPVDPLTQIGRSLRGTLDAWIGPETMYLVSETLSQVTWAISSAISVAFFALSGIAAQLLNALGLDGDDLTQCLKLSPSQVQTFLLWGAGALVLYWLLSLLLGLVLALLGRILWGLKSVIFLVGFVALVRSVPDPSTRALLLLALLTLYAFLSRLTGTRASGAQLEAKVRGLERQVEELRWRQKRVGRGPRSVEEE is encoded by the exons ATGCAACCGGGGGCGTCGTTACTAG ACCCAGCCATGGAAGGCAAGCCTCTGTCCAAAGCCATCCTGATGGTCCTAGTGGCCCTCGTCCTCCACTTGGCCTCATCCCAGTCCCATCCAGACTTTGCACCTCCAGGCCAGCAAAAGAAGGAAGCCCCAGTCGATCCCCTGACACAGATTGGTCGATCCTTGCGGGGGACCCTGGATGCCTGGATCGGACCTGAGACCATGTACCTGGTTTCAGAG ACCTTATCTCAGGTGACCTGGGCCATCTCATCGGCTATTTCGGTGGCCTTCTTTGCTCTGTCTGGGATTGCCGCACAACTTCTGAATGCCTTGGGGCTAGATG GTGATGACCTCACCCAGTGCCTGAAGCTCAGCCCAAGTCAGGTCCAGACCTTCCTGCTGTGGGGTGCAGGGGCCCTGGTCCTCTACTGGCTACTGTCACTGCTCCTCGGCTTGGTGCTGGCCTTGCTGGGGCGGATCCTCTGGGGCCTGAAGTCTGTCATCTTCCTGGTGGGCTTTGTGGCCCTGGTGAGGTCGGTGCCTGACCCCTCCACCCGGGCCCTGCTCCTCCTGGCCTTGCTGACCCTCTATGCCTTTCTGAGCCGGCTCACTGGCACCCGGGCCTCGGGGGCCCAACTGGAGGCCAAGGTGCGGGGACTAGAGCGCCAGGTGGAGGAGCTGCGCTGGCGGCAGAAGCGGGTGGGCAGGGGGCCCCGGAGCGTGGAAGAGGAGTGA
- the TMEM109 gene encoding voltage-gated monoatomic cation channel TMEM109 isoform X2: protein MEGKPLSKAILMVLVALVLHLASSQSHPDFAPPGQQKKEAPVDPLTQIGRSLRGTLDAWIGPETMYLVSETLSQVTWAISSAISVAFFALSGIAAQLLNALGLDGDDLTQCLKLSPSQVQTFLLWGAGALVLYWLLSLLLGLVLALLGRILWGLKSVIFLVGFVALVRSVPDPSTRALLLLALLTLYAFLSRLTGTRASGAQLEAKVRGLERQVEELRWRQKRVGRGPRSVEEE from the exons ATGGAAGGCAAGCCTCTGTCCAAAGCCATCCTGATGGTCCTAGTGGCCCTCGTCCTCCACTTGGCCTCATCCCAGTCCCATCCAGACTTTGCACCTCCAGGCCAGCAAAAGAAGGAAGCCCCAGTCGATCCCCTGACACAGATTGGTCGATCCTTGCGGGGGACCCTGGATGCCTGGATCGGACCTGAGACCATGTACCTGGTTTCAGAG ACCTTATCTCAGGTGACCTGGGCCATCTCATCGGCTATTTCGGTGGCCTTCTTTGCTCTGTCTGGGATTGCCGCACAACTTCTGAATGCCTTGGGGCTAGATG GTGATGACCTCACCCAGTGCCTGAAGCTCAGCCCAAGTCAGGTCCAGACCTTCCTGCTGTGGGGTGCAGGGGCCCTGGTCCTCTACTGGCTACTGTCACTGCTCCTCGGCTTGGTGCTGGCCTTGCTGGGGCGGATCCTCTGGGGCCTGAAGTCTGTCATCTTCCTGGTGGGCTTTGTGGCCCTGGTGAGGTCGGTGCCTGACCCCTCCACCCGGGCCCTGCTCCTCCTGGCCTTGCTGACCCTCTATGCCTTTCTGAGCCGGCTCACTGGCACCCGGGCCTCGGGGGCCCAACTGGAGGCCAAGGTGCGGGGACTAGAGCGCCAGGTGGAGGAGCTGCGCTGGCGGCAGAAGCGGGTGGGCAGGGGGCCCCGGAGCGTGGAAGAGGAGTGA